In Amaranthus tricolor cultivar Red isolate AtriRed21 chromosome 3, ASM2621246v1, whole genome shotgun sequence, a single window of DNA contains:
- the LOC130807556 gene encoding uncharacterized protein LOC130807556, with the protein MNNQSDQSLQHPYENLQAIVDDLNLKHPNSLEIVKSSIKIITSNTKYMFILILSILPFFLFMVILETNIREVKIDISEFLIPFSYPNNDDYLLDAYSSSQDMNQPKRDCFRILLEFFPFHLILLPLFEIISLPIILNVSAKINAGQIESTTLKEIINESIIKLKGLINTFVWVYFHSTLTLIALGLILVHHFQTAPADFWLNMVSITVHSVLFLGFLYKFLYWSSIWNLGMVITFIEDCSGIAALDRSERYAKQGKKIEFQLMFSVLVFYIVLRLPYMYDGLFDEDYAGVSITCIVMISISLGNLVKWVAFLLSYYYCKKQYREKKVEDQQGMMVFKIRQVFSNLQELKSFEILISALKIFTSNIKFMLFIVCCILPLYIFMVFSEIKLQEAIDYALSNSTKDFIPAILKLCLFYVFLYPILECVSICYTIKIAEKLHVGEKQVTIKHILNQKLSLKCPFITYLYVYFQSSVTFLGLLGVLGNYKIFSFISYYSYLEYVEIGLNILSISFHSMIFFGLLYKYLEWSAIWNLGMVISVMEEQNGIAVLGISDYYGKKCKKTGFELMLVFFLTGNVLRVFCLYGGLCNGSFAGVLITCVNIMLFLLANLVKWITFLLYYYHCKQQIMEKKVDDQELGVKLESTGVLS; encoded by the coding sequence ATGAACAATCAATCTGATCAATCATTACAACACCCTTATGAAAATCTACAAGCTATAGTGGATGATCTCAATCTCAAGCATCCAAATTCCTTAGAGATTGTGAAATCCTCCATCAAAATTATCACAAGCAATACCAAATACATGTTCATTTTGATTCTATCTATTCTACCTTTCTTCCTTTTCATGGTTATTTTAGAGACGAACATTCGAGAAGTCAAGATCGACATATCAGAGTTTCTAATACCATTTTCCTACCCCAACAATGATGATTACCTTCTTGATGCTTATTCGAGTAGCCAAGATATGAACCAACCCAAAAGAGATTGTTTTCGTATACTTCTCGAGTTCTTTCCctttcatttgattcttcttcctttgtTTGAGATCATTAGTTTGCCTATAATCCTTAATGTCTCAGCTAAGATCAATGCAGGACAGATTGAATCAACTACCCTTAAAGAGATTATCAATGAATCAATAATTAAACTTAAGGGTCTAATTAATACCTTTGTTTGGGTATATTTTCATTCAACTTTGACACTAATAGCTCTTGGATTGATATTAGTACATCACTTTCAGACTGCACCAGCAGACTTTTGGTTAAATATGGTATCAATTACAGTTCATTCAGTCTTATTCCTTGGTTTTctatacaaattcttgtattggAGCTCAATTTGGAACTTGGGTATGGTAATTACCTTTATAGAAGATTGTTCTGGGATCGCAGCATTAGATAGATCAGAACGTTATGCAAAACAAGGTAAGAAAATCGAGTTCCAATTGATGTTTAGTGTTCTtgtattttatattgttttaagGCTTCCTTACATGTATGATGGCTTATTTGATGAAGATTATGCCGGTGTTTCGATAACATGTATCGTCATGATATcgatttcgttagggaatttggTGAAATGGGTTGCATTTTTGTTATCCTATTACTATTGCAAGAAGCAATACAGGGAAAAGAAAGTTGAAGATCAACAGGGTATGATGGTATTCAAAATTAGGCAAGTTTTCAGTAATCTGCAGGAGTTAAAATCCTTTGAAATTCTGATATCAGCACTAAAAATCTTTACAAGTAATATCAAATTCATGTTGTTTATTGTATGTTGTATTCTCCCTTTGTATATTTTCATGGTCTTTTCAGAGATAAAGCTCCAAGAGGCCATAGATTATGCCTTATCGAACTCGACAAAAGATTTTATACCCGCAATTCTCAAACTGTGTCTCTTCTATGTGTTTCTCTACCCGATTCTAGAGTGTGTTAGCATATGTTATACCATAAAAATCGCGGAAAAACTTCATGTAGGAGAAAAACAGGTAACTATCAAGCATAtacttaaccaaaaacttagCCTAAAATGTCCTTTTATTACCTATCTTTATGTTTATTTCCAATCTTCAGTGACTTTTCTAGGCCTTCTTGGGGTATTAGGAAATTACAAAATCTTCTCATTCATAAGCTATTACTCGTATCTCGAGTATGTTGAGATTGGGTTGAACATTTTGTCTATTTCTTTTCATTCAATGATATTCTTTGGTTTGCTTTACAAGTACTTAGAATGGAGTGCAATTTGGAACTTGGGTATGGTGATTTCTGTTATGGAAGAACAAAATGGGATCGCGGTCTTAGGAATATCAGATTATTATGGAAAGAAGTGTAAGAAAACTGGGTTTGAATTGATGCTGGTGTTTTTCTTGACTGGTAATGTTTTGAGGGTGTTTTGTTTGTATGGTGGGTTATGTAATGGAAGTTTTGCTGGTGTTTTGATCACTTGTGTGAATATAATGCTGTTTTTATTGGCTAATTTGGTGAAATGGATTACTTTTTTGCTGTATTATTATCATTGTAAGCAGCAAATAATGGAAAAGAAGGTTGATGATCAAGAATTGGGAGTTAAGCTAGAAAGTACTGGTGTTTTATCTTGA
- the LOC130807558 gene encoding uncharacterized protein LOC130807558 translates to MDLQANEALLQPKEEDEGVRFLKFKQLKSLQILKSSVKNITSNIKFMFFMILSLLPIFAFIIFLEIEIKPIKDAILNLLLRTPIPYIYDISTPVRLDSDDEKDPRRKLYRIIFDLFPFHLGLVPLVELLSSTVIIYIAAKVYESEEDADSTSPRMVFYQKNSLKGPFITSLWVQLFSDSTLFGVIWAVVNHLIVTNGFNYSSYYYYEFTNDYVLQKGLIVYIVSLVIHGAIFMGLLKKFLEWSVLWNMGIVISVLEEESGTDALDMSAYYGTHCKRTGFELMLVFVSYSVVLRLPFMVAKMFDYVSFGVLEIVIIAGLICLGSLIKWVAFVLYYYDCKAQLLLKKVDEELVIVVKDGVV, encoded by the coding sequence ATGGATTTACAAGCAAATGAAGCTTTATTACAACccaaagaagaagatgaaggggTGAGATTTCTCAAGTTCAAACAGCTCAAGTCCTTACAGATTCTGAAATCATCTGTCAAGAACATTACAAGTAACATCAAATTTATGTTCTTTATGATTTTATCTCTTTTACCCATCTTTGCTTTCATAATTTTcttagaaattgaaatcaaaccAATAAAAGATGCTATCTTGAATCTTCTTTTGCGAACTCCTATACCATACATATATGATATTAGTACCCCTGTTAGGCTCGATAGCGATGATGAGAAAGATCCAAGACGGAAACTTTATCGAATCATTTTCGATTTGTTTCCTTTTCACTTGGGTCTAGTCCCACTAGTCGAGCTACTTAGCTCGACtgtaataatatatattgcAGCTAAAGTATATGAAAGCGAGGAGGATGCAGATTCAACTAGTCCGAGGATGGTTTTTTACCAAAAGAATAGCTTAAAAGGGCCTTTTATAACCTCTCTTTGGGTTCAATTATTCTCAGATTCTACCCTTTTTGGTGTGATTTGGGCAGTGGTAAATCACCTTATAGTAACAAATGGGTTTAACTATTCATCTTATTATTACTATGAGTTTACTAATGACTATGTTCTACAGAAGGGTCTAATTGTGTATATAGTTTCATTAGTGATTCATGGAGCAATATTTATGGGTCTTCTTAAGAAGTTTCTAGAATGGAGTGTTCTATGGAACATGGGTATTGTGATTTCTGTTCTAGAAGAAGAGTCTGGAACTGATGCATTAGATATGTCAGCATATTATGGAACACATTGTAAGAGAACTGGGTTTGAATTGATGCTTGTTTTTGTGTCATACAGTGTTGTTCTTAGACTGCCATTTATGGTTGCTAAAATGTTTGATTATGTGAGTTTTGGAGTTTTAGAAATTGTGATTATAGCAGGGTTGATTTGCTTAGGGAGTTTAATTAAGTGGGTTGCTTTTGTGttgtattattatgattgtaaAGCTCAATTGTTGTTAAAGAAGGTTGATGAGGAGTTAGTTATAGTTGTGAAAGATGGTGTAGTATGA
- the LOC130807559 gene encoding uncharacterized protein LOC130807559 produces the protein MSLEVGVLTVLQETMRIPFRNKLFTSFIILTSLPFLLLMIYLEIHFERSSTKVLKFLAPSPYHQKLWGSVLSYLLPDLNKDYPLDDFIILPFLPLIYLFLLHVLDFLVAILTIDFSSSILQYKNDRNPIGLQDKILRQSVIGNRERLKGLFVTCLFALLLSTFLLLGFILLPLSYFGFCDSFYYLISTVVYLPVFIICFPKYLELNVVWNMSLVLSVWQKVHGIDAFSLSFYLCKGNEKVGRRLMLIFLVSGFGLRISRVFFDDGVIGVISRTSLLWLAILMKWVVCVIYYHHCKQSKGLVAEIDEEVGGMATCIEGQEENYCQSKLAATKVSGSGFREGAIVDLAQDKDID, from the coding sequence atgagtctGGAAGTAGGAGTGCTTACTGTTCTCCAAGAAACAATGAGAATCCCCTTCAGAAACAAACTCTTCACCAGTTTTATCATTCTTACATCCCTCCCTTTTCTACTCCTTATGATTTACTTagaaattcattttgaaagatCATCAACTAAAGTTTTAAAATTCTTAGCTCCTTCCCCTTATCATCAGAAATTATGGGGTTCTGTTCTTTCATATCTTCTGCCTGATTTGAATAAGGATTACCCTCTTGATGACTTTATCATTCTTCCCTTTCTACCTTTAATCTACCTTTTCCTCCTTCATGTACTAGATTTTCTTGTCGCAATCCTTACCATTGATTTCTCCTCGAGTATACTTCAATACAAAAATGATCGTAACCCAATTGGTCTCCAAGACAAGATCTTAAGACAATCTGTGATCGGAAACAGGGAAAGGTTGAAAGGCTTGTTTGTTACATGTTTGTTTGCTTTGTTACTTTCGACTTTTTTGTTGTTGGGGTTCATTCTGTTACCCTTAAGCTACTTCGGCTTTTGTGATAGTTTTTATTACCTGATTTCTACAGTAGTTTATTTACCTGTTTTTATTATATGCTTTCCTAAGTACTTGGAGCTGAATGTTGTTTGGAATATGAGTTTGGTGCTTTCTGTTTGGCAAAAAGTTCATGGGATTGATGCGTTCAGCCTTTCGTTTTACCTGTGCAAAGGGAACGAAAAGGTTGGTCGAAGGTTAATGCTCATTTTTCTTGTTAGTGGTTTCGGTCTGAGGATTTCTCGGGTTTTTTTCGATGATGGAGTGATCGGAGTTATAAGTCGGACTAGCTTGTTATGGTTAGCAATTTTGATGAAGTGGGTGGTGTGTGTGATATACTATCATCATTGTAAACAGAGTAAGGGATTGGTAGCAGAGATTGATGAGGAAGTAGGAGGGATGGCTACTTGTATTGAAGGACAAGAAGAGAATTATTGTCAAAGTAAATTAGCGGCAACTAAGGTTTCCGGTTCAGGGTTCAGGGAAGGTGCAATTGTCGATCTAGCTCAAGACAAAGACATAGACTAA
- the LOC130807560 gene encoding spermidine synthase-like, with protein MADEGIVASGIDLPVKRPREEEEQGKNMTENNGNGVSSVSMETEDSNKLPNSFSSIIPGWFSEISPMWPGEAHSLKVEKVLFQGKSKYQDVIVFQSSTYGKVLVLDGVIQLTERDECAYQEMITHLPLCSIPNPKKVLVIGGGDGGVLREVARHSSVEHVDICEIDEMVVTISKEFFPEVAVGYDDPRVKLHIGDGVAFLKEAPAGTYDAIIVDSSDPIGPAKELFEKPFFESVAKALRPGGVVCTQAESIWLHMHIIEDIVSNCRQIFKGSVNYAWTTVPTYPSGVMGFMLCSTEGPEVNFKHPVNPIDKIDRGNEKHPLKFYNAELHSAAFCLPTFAKKVIDSKAK; from the exons ATGGCTGATGAGGGTATTGTTGCATCTGGTATAGATTTGCCAGTGAAAAGACCAAGGGAAGAGGAAGAACAAGGCAAGAATATGACTGAAAACAATGGAAATGGGGTTTCTTCTGTTTCAATGGAGACTGAAGATTCCAACAAATTACCCAATTCTTTCTCCTCTATTATTCCTGGATGGTTCTCTGAGATTAGCCCGATGTGGCCTG GTGAAGCACATTCACTGAAAGTTGAGAAGGTTCTGTTTCAGGGGAAGTCAAAATACCAGGATGTAATAGTCTTTCAG TCATCAACATACGGGAAAGTCCTTGTTTTAGATGGGGTAATTCAGCTCACCGAGAGAGATGAATGTGCATATCAAGAGATGATCACTCACCTCCCGCTTTGCTCTATACCAAACCCCAAAAAG gTTTTGGTTATTGGAGGCGGAGATGGAGGAGTTCTGCGGGAGGTAGCTCGCCATTCATCAGTTGAGCATGTAGATATTTGTGAAATTGATGAGATGGTAGTGACG ATTTCAAAGGAATTTTTTCCCGAGGTAGCTGTTGGATATGATGATCCTCGAGTAAAACTGCATATTGGTGATG GAGTTGCATTTTTGAAGGAGGCTCCAGCGGGGACTTATGATGCTATTATTGTAGATTCATCTGATCCCATAG GTCCAGCAAAAGAGCTTTTTGAGAAGCCCTTTTTTGAGTCTGTTGCAAAGGCACTTCGACCAGGGGGGGTTGTATGCACTCAGGCCGAAAGCATATGGCTTCACATGCATATAATTGAAGATATTGTCTCAAACTGCCGTCAGATATTCAAGGGCTCAGTCAATTATGCGTGGACTACAGTTCCTACATATCCAAG TGGGGTTATGGGCTTCATGCTTTGTTCTACCGAGGGGCCAGAAGTTAATTTTAAGCACCCCGTGAACCCGATTGATAAAATTGACCGTGGAAATGAGAAGCATCCGTTGAAATTCTACAATGCAGAG CTTCACTCGGCAGCTTTCTGTTTGCCCACTTTTGCCAAGAAGGTCATTGATTCAAAAGCCAAGTAA